One Glycocaulis abyssi DNA window includes the following coding sequences:
- a CDS encoding NADH:ubiquinone oxidoreductase subunit NDUFA12, whose amino-acid sequence MLDFIGRLFAWWNGATLGALWTISRGGKLVGEDDYGNRYYQERKSGSGADGVPRRWVIYNGYADASRVPADWHGWLHHTFAEAPVDAPLPRREWELDHKPNMTGTLHAYRPAGSLADPRPRARSTADYESWNPEG is encoded by the coding sequence ATGCTCGACTTCATTGGACGACTGTTTGCCTGGTGGAATGGCGCGACGCTGGGCGCGCTGTGGACGATTAGCCGTGGCGGCAAGCTCGTCGGCGAGGATGATTACGGCAATCGCTATTATCAGGAACGCAAGAGCGGTTCGGGCGCAGACGGCGTGCCGCGCCGCTGGGTGATCTATAATGGCTATGCCGATGCCTCGCGCGTGCCGGCAGACTGGCATGGCTGGCTGCACCACACCTTTGCCGAGGCCCCTGTCGATGCGCCTTTGCCGCGCCGCGAATGGGAGCTGGACCACAAGCCGAACATGACAGGCACACTCCATGCCTACCGCCCGGCGGGCTCGCTGGCCGACCCGCGCCCGCGTGCGCGCTCGACGGCGGACTATGAAAGCTGGAACCCGGAAGGCTAG
- the mlaD gene encoding outer membrane lipid asymmetry maintenance protein MlaD, with the protein MRGGAVLETLVGVIVLVVAAAFLVFAQGRLDSDPSVGGYELQARFSEIGALTRGAEVRVSGVPVGSVTAIDLDTETYFANVRLRLRRDVLIPADSTAKITASGLLGGAYVEIEAGGDDDMIAEGGEIIYTQGAVDLFELIGGFVSGGRGGGDS; encoded by the coding sequence ATGCGCGGCGGAGCGGTCCTCGAAACACTGGTTGGCGTTATCGTGCTGGTTGTCGCGGCGGCGTTCCTGGTGTTCGCGCAAGGGCGTCTCGATTCTGACCCTTCCGTTGGCGGCTATGAGCTGCAGGCGAGGTTCTCCGAAATCGGCGCTCTGACCCGGGGTGCAGAAGTGCGCGTGTCCGGCGTGCCGGTCGGCTCGGTGACAGCGATTGATCTCGATACCGAAACCTATTTCGCCAATGTCAGGCTTCGTCTGCGCCGTGATGTGCTGATCCCGGCCGATTCCACCGCCAAGATCACCGCCTCCGGCCTGCTGGGCGGGGCCTATGTTGAGATCGAGGCGGGCGGCGATGATGACATGATCGCCGAGGGCGGTGAGATCATCTACACGCAAGGCGCAGTCGACCTGTTTGAACTGATCGGCGGCTTTGTGTCGGGCGGGCGTGGCGGCGGCGACAGCTAG